In Euphorbia lathyris chromosome 2, ddEupLath1.1, whole genome shotgun sequence, the sequence TCATTATCGAATTAGGTATGTGATTATGATTAACAATGAATTTCTGTAATGGGTTTTGAAtttttagggtttttaggatttgGATTCAGAAAATGGGGGCCTTAACCAGTAACAGCAAGCGAGATCCATTACCGATTTCTCCAGATTTTCACATTTCCAAAAAGGCTAGATTCTCTTTTATGCATCAAAATCCTAGTCAAACCCCAGGGTTCTCTAATAGTATCCGCTCTCCAATCTCTCGGCACCCAGAAACAAACCCGAAGCCAAACCTAGGGTTTTCGAACAGCATAGTCTCGAGAATTTCACGGTACCCGGAAACAACCTCGAAATTCCGTCGGGAAGTTCACGCACCTTGCAGAGTAGACAAATTTGGGTTTTTGAGGTCGCACGATATTGATTATAGTGAAAAACAGAAATCTTTTGCTGATGACATGGGGAATTTCTTGGGTAGAAAGCTGGAATCGGCGAAGAGAAAGGCATTTGGTACATTAAGGCATTTTCTTAAAGATAAGCAAGTGATTGACGTTGATAATGAGCTGCAGAAGTCACAGAAGGAGGTGGTATCTGAGGATTCCAGTGTAGAGGAAGTTGGAGCAAGGGAAGCAGATGGAAGAGAAGGAAGGTCAATTGTCTTGGACCAGAGTTCACGTGATGGAGCTCTGAGTAACAAGGATGATGATGATGACGATGTTAAGATTGTAGAGGAGCGGTCAGTTGTTACCTTGGACGAGGATATGGGAGTCGAGGATGATCGAAAAATGCTAGATGCCTTGGTACTGAGAGCTGGTTTGGATGATGTTGGAGTGTATAAGAAGTTGTTGGAGAGTGTCGATAGGAGGAATGGGAGATTGGAAGAATTGGATTTTGATATTCAGTTGATTGAAAAGAAGCTAAGCTTTTATCAGTCGACACGGCCTGTGCAGAAACCAGCTGAAAAGGTAatgcttcttcatcttctggtTCTGTTTTCTGATGAAGGAAACTTATGTAATTAACATTGAATCTTACTCTTTCTTTTCAGAAAGAATTGATGTTGAAAATAGTAGGGCCAATTTGTAATGAAATTTTAGATTGTGCTCATTGTTATCCTACAATGTAGGAATCATAGAGGTTAAATCTAAAGGGTATTAATTGAATTACAGGACATATCTCAAGAAGCCTTTACCCCTCTTACAGAGGAAGAAGAGTCTGTGGTTGAACGTGCACTTTCGCGTCAATGCAGGTATGTGTTAGAGTTTTTTGACTGTTCAAAAGGTGCTATCAGGGTGTTATAGCATCATTGAGGTTCATTTTTTCCCACAGGAGGAAGGTCTTGGTCAATCACAGAAACTCAAATATTGACATCACTGGAGAAGCTTTGAGTTGCCTTCAACCAAGGGAATGGTTGAATGA encodes:
- the LOC136219966 gene encoding ubiquitin-like-specific protease ESD4 yields the protein MGALTSNSKRDPLPISPDFHISKKARFSFMHQNPSQTPGFSNSIRSPISRHPETNPKPNLGFSNSIVSRISRYPETTSKFRREVHAPCRVDKFGFLRSHDIDYSEKQKSFADDMGNFLGRKLESAKRKAFGTLRHFLKDKQVIDVDNELQKSQKEVVSEDSSVEEVGAREADGREGRSIVLDQSSRDGALSNKDDDDDDVKIVEERSVVTLDEDMGVEDDRKMLDALVLRAGLDDVGVYKKLLESVDRRNGRLEELDFDIQLIEKKLSFYQSTRPVQKPAEKDISQEAFTPLTEEEESVVERALSRQCRRKVLVNHRNSNIDITGEALSCLQPREWLNDEVINLYLELLKEREKREPQKFLKCHFFNTFFYKKLTSGAAKKYDYKAVRRWTTERKLGYFLIECDKIFVPVHRDIHWVLAIINRKEKKFQYLDSLKGRDFEALEFLAKYFVDEVKDKCKKDIDVSNWEREFLVDLPTQQNGFDCGVFMIKYADFYSRDIGLCFSQEHMPYFRKRTAKEILRLRAD